One Catenulispora sp. GP43 genomic window, CGACCGCGTCGCCGGATACACCCTGCGCACCAAGGAAGGCTTCATCCGTGGCTGAGCACCACACCGGAGCGCTCACCGAGCGGCAGCGGCAGATCGCCGAGGCCGCTCGTGCGCTGCTGGACGCCGAAGGCCCTGAAGGCCTCACGATGCGCCGCGTCGCGGACGCCCTGGGTATCAAGGCACCGTCTCTCTATAAGCACGTTCCTGACAAGACCGCGCTGGAAGCCCTTGTCGTCGCGGAGGGATTCCTCGAGTACGCCGAAGCACTGGAAGCCGCGATCGCCGACGCCGACAATCCCTTGGCGGCGCTGGCGAAGACCTACCGCGAATACGCTGTCGCGCACCCGCACCTCTACAGGCTCATGAACTACAGGCCCCTCCGGAGGGATCTCCTCCCCGAGGGACTCGAGGAACGCGCCGCTCTGCCGCTCCTCAAGGTCATCGGGGACGACGCGGCCAGAGCCCGGGCCCTGTGGGCTTTCGCACATGGCATGGTGAGCCTGGAGATCGACGGCCGGTTTCCTCCGGACGCCGACATCCCGGCCGCATGGGGCGCCGGACTGGCCACGTTCGCATAAAGATCCCGACGACGCGGAACAACAGGCCGGCCGGGACGGTTCCCTGCGATCATGACCGACCTCCCGCTCCGCCTCGGCGTCATCGGCCTCGGCGCCATGGGTGCCGAGATGCTCGCGATCGCCGCGGCGCATCCGGACGTCGCCGTGGAACTCGCGGCCGATCCCAGCGAGCCCGCTATAGAGCGCGCACGTATAGCGAATCCCGCAGTGACGTTCACGAACGACCCGATGGCGATCATCGCGCGCACCGACATCGATGCCGTCTACATAGCGGCGCCTCCCATAACGCACGCGCGCTATGCGATCGCGGCCATGGAATCCGGCAAAGCGGTCTTCTGTGAGAAGCCCCTGGCGGTGGATCTCGCGGAAGGCCAGGAGATGGTGGACGTCGCCGCCGCCACAGGCCTGGTCAACGCACTCAACTACACGCTGTCCGACCGGAGCGCCGCAGTGGAGGTCCTGCGTGCGGTTCGCGCAGGGGAAGCCGGCGACATCCTCAGCGTGGACATCCAGTTCCTCTTTCCAGAGTGGCCGCGGGACTTCCAGAAGGAAACCCGCTGGGTGGCCGGCCGAGAGCAAGGCGGGTTTCTGCGCGAAGTCGGCTCGCACTATGTGTTTCTCACGGACCGCGTCCTAGGTCCCCTCACTACAGTCCATACAGAGGTCTCCTATGGAGCAGACGGAGAGACCACCGCGACAGGGCTGTTCTCCGCGAGCGGAACCCCGGTACGGCTAAGCGGAAACGTCGCAGCAGGCCCTGAGACCTACTGCT contains:
- a CDS encoding TetR/AcrR family transcriptional regulator translates to MAEHHTGALTERQRQIAEAARALLDAEGPEGLTMRRVADALGIKAPSLYKHVPDKTALEALVVAEGFLEYAEALEAAIADADNPLAALAKTYREYAVAHPHLYRLMNYRPLRRDLLPEGLEERAALPLLKVIGDDAARARALWAFAHGMVSLEIDGRFPPDADIPAAWGAGLATFA
- a CDS encoding Gfo/Idh/MocA family protein, with translation MTDLPLRLGVIGLGAMGAEMLAIAAAHPDVAVELAADPSEPAIERARIANPAVTFTNDPMAIIARTDIDAVYIAAPPITHARYAIAAMESGKAVFCEKPLAVDLAEGQEMVDVAAATGLVNALNYTLSDRSAAVEVLRAVRAGEAGDILSVDIQFLFPEWPRDFQKETRWVAGREQGGFLREVGSHYVFLTDRVLGPLTTVHTEVSYGADGETTATGLFSASGTPVRLSGNVAAGPETYCWTLYGSRRSYRITSWGDLSIADAGGWQPVTLTGPRGGEDTRLAEFVGAVRGRPSTLADFAAGLRVQRAIEAFHTAG